The following proteins come from a genomic window of Bactrocera tryoni isolate S06 chromosome 1, CSIRO_BtryS06_freeze2, whole genome shotgun sequence:
- the LOC120766620 gene encoding uncharacterized protein LOC120766620 produces MVEISKLYQPPYNSVSCSELLMHDGLTCKQIFRWNWYRCSVGCLKYFLPLAISPLVLRPRSLNRQTLLNILRYYLETSLWGSTSSALTIYCICLYRRLFGRYYLLTATFLPTYTAFQLSWFYPIRTVRLFGTATSQAALETWLRKQNHFITKSLPIQTIVFMLSSAVVLHFKRRKEFNGFWFIQPSNIDESQQKGVENLEDLQKSGKCLHEGPSCTKYILREMSSYLMYGIPLDLLSTVTKRKMPRSLSDLKMIRFEMTAFFLSYVGIYRLSSCLLTRYTVYGTREHLLAAGLGGLSYFFLNKLAFSVLAFVIAVQAYWQSYCSQPVEKPENKIETILKSVPFAKLLVPYNLAYLTHVFIFHNHAMSKIAKGFFRGATDNRFAQIHQYILDALARHEKMLLS; encoded by the exons ATGGTTGAGATTAGCAAACTCTATCAACCACCTTACAATTCTGTAAGCTGCTCGGAGCTGTTAATGCATGATGGCCtaacatgtaaacaaatattcagATGGAACTGGTACCGTTGCTCTGTGGGATGCTTGAAATATTTCCTGCCGTTAGCCATT TCACCGCTAGTGCTCAGACCGCGTAGCTTGAACCGTCAAACGCTCTTAAATATACTACGTTACTATTTGGAAACTTCGCTATGGGGTTCGACCAGCTCTGCTTTGACTATCTACTGCATATGCCTTTACAG GCGCCTGTTTGGAAGATACTACTTATTGACGGCAACATTTTTGCCAACGTACACAGCGTTCCAGTTAAGTTGGTTCTACCCCATACGCACCGTCCGCCTCTTCGGCACAGCAACATCACAAGCG GCTTTGGAAACCTGGCTGCGCAAACAAAACCACTTCATAACAAAATCCTTACCCATTCAGACAATAGTCTTCATGCTCTCTAGCGCCGTTGTATTACACTTTAAGCGCCGTAAGGAATTCAATGGATTCTGGTTTATACAGCCATCAAACATTGATGAATCACAACAAAAAGGTGTAGAGAACTTGGAAGATCTTCAAAAATCAGGAAAATGTTTGCATGAGGGCCCATCGTGTACCAAATATATATTGAGGGAAATGAGCAGTTATTTGATGTACGGCATACCATTAGATTTACTGAGCACTGTAACTAAGAGGAAAATGCCAAGAAGTTTGAGCGACTTGAAGATGATACGCTTCGAAATGACTGCCTTTTTTCTCTCCTATGTGGGAATATACAGA TTGTCAAGCTGTCTCCTAACTCGCTATACAGTCTATGGCACACGAGAACATTTGCTCGCCGCTGGTTTGGGTGGTCTTTCATATTTCTTCCTAAACAAATTGGCGTTTAGTGTTTTGGCCTTTGTGATAGCTGTGCAAGCATATTGGCAATCGTACTGCTCTCAGCCAGTGGAGaagcctgaaaataaaatagaaacaattttaaaaagtgtTCCGTTCGCTAAATTGTTGGTACCATATAATCTCGCGTATTTGACGCACGTTTTCATTTTTCACAATCACGCCATGTCAAAGATAGCAAAAGGATTCTTTCGTGGTGCGACGGATAATCG GTTTGCACAAATACATCAATATATATTGGATGCGTTAGCTCGACACGAAAAGATGCTGTTAAGTTAA
- the LOC120782597 gene encoding uncharacterized protein LOC120782597, whose protein sequence is MMRKNQTFVQRNLVTIVMIPSLIGMHYAWSVMQKNRTLVSAEEEIDLPVVTFAKYCWKRVQGLTGGEQNVEAATPAATTAAVK, encoded by the exons atgatgaGAAAGAATCAAACATTTGTACAACGCAATTTGGTAACGATTGTGATGATTCCCTCCCTTATTGGTATGCATTACGCATGGAGTGTAATGCAAAAGAACCGCACATTAGTTTCCGCCGAAGAAGAGATCGATCTGCCTGTTGTAACG TTTGCAAAATATTGCTGGAAGCGAGTGCAGGGTTTAACTGGAGGTGAGCAAAACGTTGAGGCCGCAACTCCCGCTGCAACAACGGCAgcagttaaataa
- the LOC120782595 gene encoding uncharacterized protein LOC120782595 codes for MSAALSPLHCDLRSYSRLWLGEFIELYQQEECLWHPKHPDYSNHSVRNKAYDRLVEKLKEVEPNPDRAMVVRKINSLRSAFRREFRKSSSKNNYETRLWYYDKLLFIAEQNPKRLAALRDAKQPKRPLAISFDVDDSMEFEEEPVVEATTVSPSESINHNQATEIKTVTVTAGECVIVKDEEQHQQQHQNQIQHQLQHQHQHELQQQQHSAEQHMQHATTTTQPQHATEVKVLEITSLDTNSQREIQQAVNSLEQHQQHIQHQLHQQQHQQQQNQAGSAQIAQIHQQVPTIQIAREHLQPLFGNSYATTTTHRQEDEYDAIGINVASKLRVMNPTQRIIAEKLISDVLFNGQLDNLSVSSTLTQ; via the exons ATGTCGGCTGCTTTGAGTCCTTTGCATTGCGATCTAAGGTCATATTCAAGGCTTTGGCTCGGTGAGTTCATTGAACTTTATCAACAGGAAGAATGTTTATGGCATCCAAAGCATCCAGATTACAGCAATCACAg TGTACGTAATAAGGCCTATGATCGTTTGGTAGAAAAGCTTAAGGAAGTTGAACCGAATCCAGACCGTGCGATGGTTGTGCGCAAAATCAACTCACTACGTTCTGCATTCAGACgggaatttcgaaaatcaagTTCAAAGAACAACTATGAAACGAGATTGTGGTACTATGACAAACTACTTTTCATCGCCGAACAGAATCCCAAACGTCTTGCAGCTTTGCGTGATGCCAAACAACCTAAACGACCGTTAGCAATAAGTTTCGATGTAGACGACTCTATGGAGTTTGAAGAGGAACCTGTTGTGGAAGCTACTACAGTATCACCATCAGAGAGTATCAACCACAATCAAGCAACTGAAATCAAAACTGTAACTGTAACAGCGGGTGAATGTGTCATTGTGAAAGATGAAGAACAGCACCAACAGCagcatcaaaatcaaattcaacaTCAGCtacagcatcaacaccaacacgaattacagcaacagcaacatagTGCCGAACAacacatgcaacatgcaacaaccACAACGCAACCGCAGCACGCAACTGAAGTCAAAGTTTTGGAAATAACATCTCTCGACACAAATTCGCAGCGAGAAATACAAcag GCTGTCAATTCTCTGGAACAACACCAGCAACATATTCAACATCAGTTGcaccaacagcaacatcaacaacaacagaatcAGGCTGGTTCAGCTCAAATCGCACAAATTCATCAGCAAGTTCCAACCATACAAATTGCACGTGAACACCTGCAACCGTTGTTCGGTAACTCGTATGCAACGACTACAACTCACCGACAGGAGGATGAATACGACGCTATCGGTATAAATGTGGCATCCAAATTGCGAGTAATGAATCCAACTCAACGAATTATTGCCGAGAAATTGATTAGTGACGTGCTATTCAATGGGCAGTTAGATAATCTCAGCGTCTCTTCAACTTTGACTCAGTGA
- the LOC120766949 gene encoding mitochondrial coenzyme A transporter SLC25A42, with amino-acid sequence MSRLLEKPNIAMSIKSSSGSQLSSSAATAGNATALSVSTSEVAVQSTTETITSPSAVISSSINNNGTHTIFDEVFISLVSGSAAGALAKTTIAPLDRTKINFQISKNVPYSFKAAIAFLRNTYEKEGILALWRGNSATMARIVPYAAIQFTAHEQWRKILQVDKDGSDTKGRRFIAGSLAGITSQSLTYPLDLARARMAVTDKYTGYKTLRQVFVKIWVEEGPRTLYRGYFATVLGVIPYAGVSFFTYGTLKREYYEVTGNAKPNTLVSLAFGAVAGAAGQTSSYPLDIVRRRMQTMRVNKGTNNQYRTIYSTLKKIYKEEGIKNGFYKGLSMNWIKGPIAVGISFSAYDLIKELLRELFHLKRGRYDA; translated from the exons ATGAGCCGTCTTCTCGAGAAGCCCAACATAGCGATGTCCATTAAGTCGTCGTCAGGTAGTCAATTGTCCTCAAGTGCTGCAACGGCCGGTAATGCCACCGCATTAAGTGTTAGCACCAGTGAAGTAGCAGTGCAAAGTACAACGGAAACGATCACAAGTCCAAGCGCAGTCATCAGTTCGAGTATAAATAATAACG GAACTCACACAATTTTCGATGAAGTCTTTATAAGTTTGGTGTCCGGTTCAGCGGCTGGAGCTTTGGCAAAAACCACTATTGCCCCTCTGGATCgcacaaaaatcaattttcaaataAG TAAAAACGTTCCCTACTCATTTAAAGCGGCGATCGCTTTTCTTAGGAATACCTACGAAAAAGAGGGTATTTTGGCGTTATGGCGCGGCAATTCGGCGACCATGGCGCGTATTGTGCCTTATGCAGCCATACAATTCACGGCGCACGAGCAGTGGCGAAAGATTCTGCAAGTCGATAAGGATGGTAGCGA CACGAAAGGCAGACGTTTTATAGCCGGTTCATTGGCGGGCATAACCTCACAGTCTCTGACTTATCCGTTAGATTTGGCACGTGCCCGAATGGCCGTAACGGACAAGTACACCGGATACAA AACACTCCgtcaagtttttgtaaaaatttgggTCGAAGAAGGACCGCGCACACTTTACCGAGGCTATTTCGCGACCGTTTTAGGCGTGATACCTTATGCCGGTGTTTCCTTCTTTACCTATGGCACACTCAAACGAGAATATTATG AGGTAACAGGAAATGCAAAACCGAATACTCTAGTCTCGCTTGCATTTGGCGCTGTAGCCGGTGCGGCAGGTCAAACATCCAGCTACCCACTGGACATAGTGCGTCGGCGTATGCAAACAATGCGCGTCAATAAAGGCACCAACAATCAATACCGCACTATATACTCGACcttgaagaaaatttataa GGAGGAAGGTATAAAAAATGGCTTCTACAAAGGGTTGAGCATGAACTGGATCAAGGGCCCGATCGCGGTTGGCATCAGCTTCTCTGCCTACGATTTAATTAAGGAGTTGCTTAGGGAATTATTCCATTTAAAACGTGGCCGATACGATGCGTAA
- the LOC120766936 gene encoding signal transducer and transcription activator-like isoform X1, giving the protein MDVNMSMSPGNGVMLPPLTDDDLMPLYTSLQNLADGIAQMRVSLLAFQNDQIIANDFFNGYQGGLEPLDIPSTGTLSLTERKNGLIMNVGNLLREYGVIQDKLIVALKVWQRKQALAGNGAPFPTNLDGIQFVVESLMDRMADITLFISNLLHFGDDPTLNEFLTHAQTLHNILIFSTFIVEKQPPQVKKKGSKLQATVRWLIGDKLGINLSNPVVKCEILSEALAKRLTIENIHMPPECNGKMTGNECQMEFDASNRSFSANFSNLIIHDNKRSEKKGSEIVADGKYALLFYTTAVYKGYAINCWALSLPMVVVVHDNQAPQGWATITWDNAFSEIEREPFKVPERVHYMKLLETLNLRFAYYTGRQLTAENLEVLHKKLVGEAVQPNEYISYSQFCKDKLPDCGFTFWDWFYGIMKLTKLYFQQIWKDGHIVGFISKFKTKEILSQQAMGTFLLRFSDSKKGGITIAYRDYCGNIIYLAPWNCANLQIRSLADSIRDLDVLKVVYPTMMPSNVAFSSSPTTLNVSATSKDGYVGHGIKVQITTPPSSNDHQTSPQLSEATVADNASMQNMQSFPIEQLENDLNFFNHQTFNRIEWQDLDISESTASTDDFSLSEIMSSGSSMIGV; this is encoded by the exons ATGGACGTAAATATGAGCATGTCACCTGGAAATGGCGTGATGTTGCCGCCATTGACGGACGATGATTTAATGCCGTTATATACaagtttacaaaatttagcCGATGGCATCGCACAAATGCGCGTATCACTTTTGGCATTTCAAAACGATCAAATCATcgccaacgatttttttaatgGCTACCAAGGCGGTTTGGAACCACTGGATATTCCCTCAACAGGCACATTATCGTTAACAGAGCGCAAAAATGGTTTAATTATGAATGTGGGTAATCTACTTAGAGAATATGGTGTCATTCAGGACAAGCTGATCGTTGCATTGAAAGTTTGGCAACGAAAACAGGCCTTGGCTGGCAATGGTGCGCCGTTCCCTACCAATTTAGATGGTATACAATTTGTTGTGGAGTCCTTAATGGATCGCATGGCAGACATTACATTATTTATAAGTAATCTGCTGCATTTTGGAGATGACCCAACACTTAATGAGTTCTTGACACATGCACAGACCTTACATAACATACTCATCTTTTCAACATTCATCGTCGAAAAGCAACCACCACAGGTGAAGAAAAAGGGTTCCAA ACTTCAGGCAACTGTGCGCTGGTTGATCGGTGATAAATTGGGCATTAATTTGAGCAACCCAgttgtaaaatgtgaaatacTCTCAG AGGCTCTAGCAAAACGACTTACTATTGAGAATATTCATATGCCACCAGAATGCAATGGCAAAATGACAGGAAATGAGTGCCAAATGGAATTCGATGCCAGTAATAGGAgtttttcagcaaatttttc AAATCTTATAATCCACGACAACAAACGCTCCGAGAAGAAGGGTTCCGAAATTGTTGCAGACGGCAAATACGCTTTGCTCTTTTACACAACCGCGGTATATAAGGGATATGCGATAAAT tgCTGGGCGCTCAGTCTACCCATGGTTGTTGTGGTGCACGATAATCAAGCACCACAGGGTTGGGCCACAATTACCTGGGATAATGCGTTCTCCGAAATCGAACGTGAACCATTCAAAGTGCCAGAGCGAGTACATTATATGAAACTGTTGGAGACATTAAATTTGCGATTCGCCTACTATACAGGTCGTCAATTGACTGCAGAAAATTTGGAAGTTCTTC ACAAAAAACTCGTAGGCGAAGCTGTTCAGCCTAACGAGTATATAAGTTATTCACAATTCTGCAAAGATAAGTTGCCTGACTGTGGCTTTACGTTTTGGGATTGGTTCTATGGCATAATGAAATTGACAAAGCTGTATTTCCAGCAAATATGGAAGGATGGACATATTGTCGGATTTATAAGTAAGTTTAAAACCAAGGAAATATTATCGCAACAAGCCATGGGGACTTTTCTACTTCGCTTCTCGGATAGTAAAAAAG GTGGCATAACTATTGCCTATCGTGACTACTGTGGGAACATAATATATTTGGCACCGTGGAATTGCGCTAACTTGCAAATACGTTCCTTGGCTGATAGTATACGAGATTTGGATGTTTTAAAGGTCGTATATCCCACCATGATGCCCAGCAATGTTGCTTTCTCTAGTTCACCCACAACGCTAAATG tttcAGCAACATCTAAAGATGGTTATGTAGGCCATGGAATAAAAGTGCAAATTACCACCCCTCCCTCTTCTAATGACCATCAAAC TTCGCCTCAACTTTCTGAAGCTACTGTTGCAGACAATGCCAGCATGCAGAATATGCAGAGTTTCCCAATCGAACAACttg aaaatgatttaaatttcttCAATCATCAAAC TTTCAATCGCATTGAATGGCAGGACTTGGATATCTCAGAATCAACAGCATCGACAGATGACTTTTCCTTAAGCGAAATTATGTCTTCTGGATCATCAATGATTGGAGTTTGA
- the LOC120766936 gene encoding signal transducer and transcription activator-like isoform X2, whose product MDVNMSMSPGNGVMLPPLTDDDLMPLYTSLQNLADGIAQMRVSLLAFQNDQIIANDFFNGYQGGLEPLDIPSTGTLSLTERKNGLIMNVGNLLREYGVIQDKLIVALKVWQRKQALAGNGAPFPTNLDGIQFVVESLMDRMADITLFISNLLHFGDDPTLNEFLTHAQTLHNILIFSTFIVEKQPPQVKKKGSKLQATVRWLIGDKLGINLSNPVVKCEILSEALAKRLTIENIHMPPECNGKMTGNECQMEFDASNRSFSANFSNLIIHDNKRSEKKGSEIVADGKYALLFYTTAVYKGYAINCWALSLPMVVVVHDNQAPQGWATITWDNAFSEIEREPFKVPERVHYMKLLETLNLRFAYYTGRQLTAENLEVLHKKLVGEAVQPNEYISYSQFCKDKLPDCGFTFWDWFYGIMKLTKLYFQQIWKDGHIVGFISKFKTKEILSQQAMGTFLLRFSDSKKGGITIAYRDYCGNIIYLAPWNCANLQIRSLADSIRDLDVLKVVYPTMMPSNVAFSSSPTTLNVSATSKDGYVGHGIKVQITTPPSSNDHQTSPQLSEATVADNASMQNMQSFPIEQLENDLNFFNHQT is encoded by the exons ATGGACGTAAATATGAGCATGTCACCTGGAAATGGCGTGATGTTGCCGCCATTGACGGACGATGATTTAATGCCGTTATATACaagtttacaaaatttagcCGATGGCATCGCACAAATGCGCGTATCACTTTTGGCATTTCAAAACGATCAAATCATcgccaacgatttttttaatgGCTACCAAGGCGGTTTGGAACCACTGGATATTCCCTCAACAGGCACATTATCGTTAACAGAGCGCAAAAATGGTTTAATTATGAATGTGGGTAATCTACTTAGAGAATATGGTGTCATTCAGGACAAGCTGATCGTTGCATTGAAAGTTTGGCAACGAAAACAGGCCTTGGCTGGCAATGGTGCGCCGTTCCCTACCAATTTAGATGGTATACAATTTGTTGTGGAGTCCTTAATGGATCGCATGGCAGACATTACATTATTTATAAGTAATCTGCTGCATTTTGGAGATGACCCAACACTTAATGAGTTCTTGACACATGCACAGACCTTACATAACATACTCATCTTTTCAACATTCATCGTCGAAAAGCAACCACCACAGGTGAAGAAAAAGGGTTCCAA ACTTCAGGCAACTGTGCGCTGGTTGATCGGTGATAAATTGGGCATTAATTTGAGCAACCCAgttgtaaaatgtgaaatacTCTCAG AGGCTCTAGCAAAACGACTTACTATTGAGAATATTCATATGCCACCAGAATGCAATGGCAAAATGACAGGAAATGAGTGCCAAATGGAATTCGATGCCAGTAATAGGAgtttttcagcaaatttttc AAATCTTATAATCCACGACAACAAACGCTCCGAGAAGAAGGGTTCCGAAATTGTTGCAGACGGCAAATACGCTTTGCTCTTTTACACAACCGCGGTATATAAGGGATATGCGATAAAT tgCTGGGCGCTCAGTCTACCCATGGTTGTTGTGGTGCACGATAATCAAGCACCACAGGGTTGGGCCACAATTACCTGGGATAATGCGTTCTCCGAAATCGAACGTGAACCATTCAAAGTGCCAGAGCGAGTACATTATATGAAACTGTTGGAGACATTAAATTTGCGATTCGCCTACTATACAGGTCGTCAATTGACTGCAGAAAATTTGGAAGTTCTTC ACAAAAAACTCGTAGGCGAAGCTGTTCAGCCTAACGAGTATATAAGTTATTCACAATTCTGCAAAGATAAGTTGCCTGACTGTGGCTTTACGTTTTGGGATTGGTTCTATGGCATAATGAAATTGACAAAGCTGTATTTCCAGCAAATATGGAAGGATGGACATATTGTCGGATTTATAAGTAAGTTTAAAACCAAGGAAATATTATCGCAACAAGCCATGGGGACTTTTCTACTTCGCTTCTCGGATAGTAAAAAAG GTGGCATAACTATTGCCTATCGTGACTACTGTGGGAACATAATATATTTGGCACCGTGGAATTGCGCTAACTTGCAAATACGTTCCTTGGCTGATAGTATACGAGATTTGGATGTTTTAAAGGTCGTATATCCCACCATGATGCCCAGCAATGTTGCTTTCTCTAGTTCACCCACAACGCTAAATG tttcAGCAACATCTAAAGATGGTTATGTAGGCCATGGAATAAAAGTGCAAATTACCACCCCTCCCTCTTCTAATGACCATCAAAC TTCGCCTCAACTTTCTGAAGCTACTGTTGCAGACAATGCCAGCATGCAGAATATGCAGAGTTTCCCAATCGAACAACttg aaaatgatttaaatttcttCAATCATCAAACGTGA